ACCCAGGCGGGCAGGGAGGCGGGCAGCACCTCCACGGCGCCGGGCCGGGTCTTCCGGATCACCTGGACCGCCGTCGCCACGGCGGCGCTGTCCAGGGCGAAGACGCGCAGGACGGTCTCCAATCCCGCCTCGATGCTGTAGCGGGCCACGGTGCTGCGGGTCGTGATCACGCCGTCGGGTCGCGCCCACCGCGCCAGGAACTCCACCCCGCTGCGGTCCCCGGCCAGCCCCTCCACCAGGTCGTAGTGGACGAACACGGCCTTGCGCGCGCGGCGGCACCGGTCGAGCACGCCGGGCAGATCCAGCAGGGTGGCGTGCAGCAGGAAGACCGCCGCCGCGGGACTGGCCAGGGCGGCCTCCAGGTGTTCCTGCCGTCGCACCGCGGGGATCACCGGGTGCCGGCCCAGGGCCTGACGCGGGCTGGCCCGCTCCATGGTCGCCTCCCTCTCCGCGCCTCTCCACGGCCGGGACCGGCGGACCGCAAGGCCGGTGCAGGGCGCTCCGCGACCCTGCGCCGATGCGGCTCCCCCCGCCCCTCGGGGGCGAGGGTTCGCGCGGAGACCACCCTGGACCTGCCGCTCGACCTACCCCTCGTCCTGGAGTTCCCGCGCCAGCTCCCGCAGGCGCCGGGCCAGTTCGTCCCGAACCCGGCGGAAGGCCTCCAGGCGCTGGGCCTCGCCGCCCTGGACCCGCGCCGGGTCCTCCAGATCCCAGTGCCGGTGGCGGGCTCCCGGCGGCGGTGTGGGGCACCGATCGCGGGCATCCCCGCACAGGGTGATCACCCAATCGGCCCGGGCCAGCAGCGCCGGGTCGATGGCTTTGGAGGTCTGGCCGCGGATGTCGATGCCGATCTCGTCCATGACCCGCACCGCCAGCGGGTGAACGCCCTTGGGCTCGATGCCGGCGCTGTGGACCTCCCAGCGGGGGCCCAGCAAGTGGCGGGCCAGCCCCTCGGCCATCTGGCTGCGGGCGGAGTTGCCCGTGCAGAGGAAGAGGATCGTCCCGGCGGGCAGTCGTCGCCGCGCGACCGCCTGTGCCATCCCCTCACACCCCTTGCAGGCCTGTTCGGCGACCGGTGCGTCGGGCACCCGCTGGCCATCATGGCGCCTTCGGGGCCGCCCGTCACCGTAGCGACTGGCACGAGCCGATGGCCGATGCCCGACGGCCTTCGCGCCCCGGGCGTCCCGCGCCCCTCACCCTGGACCGTGCCCGTCTCGGCGGCCCCTCAATCGTTGAGCTCCTCCCGCACGCCCGTCACCAGATAGATCACCCACTCCGCCAGGTTCGTGGCGTGGTCGCCGATGCGCTCCAGGTGGGAGCCCACCATCAGCAGGTGGGTGGCCTGGTCCACCGTGCCCGGCCTCTCCCGCATGATCATCAAGAGCTCGCGGAAGATCTGGTTGAAGAGGTGGTCCAGCTCGTCGTCCCGGGCCACCATGGCCCGGGCCAGCTCCACGTCGCCCTCCACGAAGGCCTTGAGGCCGTCGCGCACCATCTTCTCGGCGATCTCCGCCATGCGCGGGATGTCCACCAGGGGCTTGATCAGCGGCTCATCGCCCAGGCGCAGCGTCACCTTGGCGATGTCGTGGGCGTGATCGGCCATGCGTTCCAGGTCGGTGATCACCTTCAGGGTCATGCCGATCTGGCGCAGGTCGCCGGCCATGGGCTGCTGCAGGGCGATCAGGTTCAGGCAGCGCCGCTCGATGTCGAGCTCCATGCGGTCGACCTCGTCCTCCAGCGCCAGGACCCTCTGGGCCTTCTCCGCATTCCGCTCCTTGAGGGATTCCACCGCCAGCCGGATCGCTTCCTCCACCTGGGTCCCCATGCGCAGCAAGTCCCGGCGCAGGGCATCCAGCTCGGCGTGGTAGGAGACGCGGGTCATGCCGGTTCCTCCCCTCGCACCGGGCGGCTCACCCGAACCGGCCGGTGATGTAGTCCTCCGTGCGCCGGTCCCGCGGCCGCGTGAACATCTCCGAGGTGGGGCCGTACTCGATGAGCTCCCCGTTCAGGAAGAAGGCCGTCTGGTCCGCCACCCGCGCCGCCTGCTGCATGTTGTGCGTCACGATGACGATGGTGTACCGCTTCTTCAGTTCCGTCACCAGGTCCTCGATGCGCGCCGTGGCCGCCGGATCCAGGGCCGAGGTGGGCTCGTCCATCAGGAGCACCTCAGGTTGGACGGCCAGCGCGCGGGCGATGCAGAGCCGCTGCTGCTGCCCCCCCGAGAGGCTGTAGGCGGAACGGCGCAGATCGTCCTTGACCTCGTCCCAGAGCGCGGCCTGGCGCAGGCTCTGCTCGACGATCTCGTCCAGCCGCCGCCGGTCGCGGATGCCGTGGATGCGCGGGCCGTAGGCCACGTTGTCGTAGATGCTCTTGGGGAACGGGTTCGGCTGCTGGAACACCATGCCGATCCGCGCCCGCAGCTCCTCCACCTCGATGGCGCCGCTGTAGATGTCCACGTCGTGGAGCCAGACCTTGCCCTCGATCCGCACCCCCTTGATCATGTCGTTCATGCGGTTCAGGGTGCGGAGAAAGGTGGACTTGCCGCAGCCCGACGGCCCGATGAGCGCCGTGATGGACCGGGCGGGGATCGCCATGGTGATGCCCTTGAGGGCATGGAAGTCGCCGTAGTAGAGGTGCAGGTCCTCCACCCGCAGCACGATCTCCTCCGGCGTCCCCGCCCCGGACGAACCGGCGCCCGCCCGCGGCCCCACGCCGCGCGCCGTCCCCGGCGCCGCCCCGGCGCCGCGGGCGCCCGCGGCCTCCGCGCCTGCGAGCCGCTGCGGCGCCTCCACCGGCGCGCCCCTCGCCTTCTCCTGCAACGTCCGTGCCAGGGCCCCCGCGATCCATCCCGCCATCGTCGTCGCCTCCCTCGCCGGCGGCCTACCAGCGCTGCTGGTAGCGGTTGCGCAGGTAGATGGCCGCCCCGTTCATGCAGAGCAGCACGCCGAGCAGCACCACGATGCCCGCCGCCGCCAGCTCCTTGAACTCCTCGCGCGGCATGGTGATCCAGCTGTAGATCTGGATCGGCAGCACCGTGTAGGGGTCGAACAGGCTCGAGGGGACGAAGCGCACGTAGGTCACCGCGCCGACCACGATCAGCGGCGCGGTCTCGCCGATGGCCCGGGACAGGGCCAGGATGATGCCGGTCAGGATCCCCGGCAGCGCCGCCGGCAGCACCACGCGCCAGGTGGTCTGCCAGCGGGTGGCGCCCAGGGCGTAGGAGGCGTGGCGCAGGGAGGCCGGCACCGCCCGCAGCGCCTCCTGGGTGGCGACGATCACCACCGGCAGGACCAGCAGCGCCATGGTCAACGCGCCGGCCAGCACCACCGGCCCCAGCCCGAGCCCCCGGACGAACAGGGCCAAGCCCAGGATGCCGTAGATGATCGACGGCACCCCGGCCAGGTTGTCGATGTTGATCTTGATCAGCCGCGCCAGCGGGCCGTCGCCGCCGTACTCCTCCAGGTACACGGCCGTGCCCACGCCAACGATCACCAGCAGCGGCGCCGCGACGCCGATGACCCACAGGCTGCCCATCAGCGCCGCGTAGATCCCCGCCCGTTCCGGGAGCCGCGACGCGAAGCTGGTCAGGAAGTGCCAGTCCAGGTGCCGCCAGCCGTCGGCCAGCACGTCCGCCAGCAGCACCACCAGCACCGCGAGACCCGTCAGGGTCGCCGCCAGGCACAGCCCGTGGAAGAACCGGTCCACCCGGCGGCGCCGTCGCAGGAGGTGGCTGCGACCGGCGTCGACACCAAAGGCCGCTCGTCCGCCCGCCGGCGCAGCCGCTTCCCCCGTCCCCACCGGGCCGACGCCGACGCCCGACGTCCCGGCCCGCTCGGCAGGGATCGCGCGCCGTGCCATCACTGGTACTCCTCCCGGAAGCGACCCCGGATGTAGAGGGCCAGCAGGTTCATCGCCAAGGTGAACACGAACAGGGTCATGCCGACGGCGAAGAGGCTCGTGTACTCCAGGCCCCCATGGGCCACGTCGCCCAGCGCCGCCTGGACGATGTAGCCGGTCATGGTCTGGACGCTCTCCAGCGGATTCCACGTCAGCCGCGGCGTGGAGCCCGCGGCCACGGCGACGATCATCGTCTCGCCGATGGCGCGGGCGAAGGCGAGGACCACCGACGAGACGATGCCCGAGAGGGCCGCCGGGACCACCACCTGGCGCGCCACCTCCCAGCGGGTGGCCCCCAGGGCGTAGGCGCCGTCCCGCAGGCGCCGCGGCACGGCGGCCATGGCGTCTTCGCTCAAGGACGCGATCAGCGGCGTCACCATGATGCCCACGGCGATCCCGGCGCTCAGGGCGTTGAACACGCTGATGTCTGGGAACAGCCGCTTGAGGACCACCTGGGTGATGAAGGTGAGGGCGAAGTAGCCGTAGACGATGGTCGGGATCCCCGCCAGCAGCTCCAGGGCGGGCTTCAGGACCCGCCGCGTCCCGTCGCCCGCGTACTCGCTGAGGTAGATGGCGCTGCCGAGGCCCAGCGGGATCGCGATCACCAGGGCGATCACGGTGATCATCAGCGTCCCGGCCAGCAAGGGCAGGATGCCGAAGTGCTTCTCGGCGAACAGCGGGGTCCACTCGCGGCCCGTGAAGAACTCCACCGGGCTCACCGAGCGGAAGAACACGGCCGTCTCGCCGGCCAGGGCGACCACGATGCCCACGGTGGTCACCACGGACACCAGGCTCAGGAGGAGCAGCAACCGGGGTGCCCACCGGTCGGCACCCCGCCACGGACGTCGCGGGCGCGTCCCCGGTCCCGCCGCGGACCCCGTGCCGGCGACGCCGGCGGCGTCCCACGGCTGTTGCCCTGCCGCGGCGACCCGCGGTCCGGCCCCGGACCCGGCGCCGGGGACGCCGGCAGCCGTCCCGGCCCCGGGCCGCCCTGGCCGCCCGCCGGCCACGCCACCGCCCGCGGGTGCGTCATCCCTCGCTGCGGGTGTGTCATCCCTCGCCGTCACCGGTCATCCTCCTCCGCCCCGTCCACGTCAAAGGAGCAAGGGCTGGTCGACACGCCAGCCCCCATCGCGCCTCGCGCACCGCCGCCCCATCGACGCGCGGCGACGTCGACGCGTTCCGCATGGGCCTTTGCCTGGGCATCCGCGCGCGTGCATCGGCCTCAGCGCAAGGCCTCGAGCTTCGCCACCTGCTCGGCCAGGACCTCGTCCGGCAACGGGATGTAGCCCACCTCCGGCGCCAGCTCCCCGACCACCTCCAGGTAGTAGTCCACGAAGGCTCGTACCTCGGGCCGGGTGCGGTACGCCTCGTTGTTCACGTAGATGAAGAGCGGTCGCGACAGCGGGGTGTAGCTCCCGCTGGCGATGGTCTCCTCGGTGGGCTCCACCGGCCCGCGGCCGCCGTCGATGGGCACCGCCCGCAGCTTGTCCCGGTTCTCCACGTAGTAGGCGAAGCCGAAGTACCCCAGGGCATACTTGTCGTTGGCCACGCCGGTCACCAGCTGGTTGTCGTCCTCGCTGGCGGTGTAGTCGGTGCGGCTGGCGCCCTCCTTGCCGACCACGGCCTCGGTGAAGTAGTCGAAGGTGCCCGAATCGGTGCCCGGCCCGTACAGGCGGATGGGCTCGTCCGGCCACTCCGGTCGCACGTCCCGCCAGGTGCGGACCGTGCTGTTGGGCTCCCAGATCCTCTTCAGCTCCTCCACGGTGAGGTGATCCACCCAGTCGTTCTGGGGGTTGACCACCACCGCGATGCCATCCAGCGCCACCTGGAGCTCCGTGTACTCGATGCCGGCCTCCTCGGCGGCCGCCTGCTCGTCGGCCTCGATGGGGCGGGACGCGTTGCTGATCTCGATCTCGCCGCGGGTGAACTTCTGGAATCCGCCGCCGGTACCGGAGACCCCGACGGTCACGTTCACCCCGGGGTGCTCGGCCATGAACTCCTCGGCGACCGCCTGGGTGATGGGGTACACGGTACTGGAGCCGTCGATGGTGATGGTCCCAGAGAGCTGGCCGCCTTCACCTCCGCCGGCACCGCCGCCCCCGCAGGCGCCGAGCACCAGCGCGGCCGCCAGCGTCGCCGCCACGGCGCCCCGGGTCCAGCGGCGCCCGGGGACGCGCCGGTTGCGGCGCACGCCCGCCAGCCCGAACGCCCCGGCGACCGACGTCCCGTCCAGTCTCCGCCCGACGCAGCCGTTTCGATCCAAGCCCGGAACCCTCCTGCGCTCCCGATTTCCGCGGGTTTCCGCTGCCGACGCGGCGGTCCGACCTCCGCGCCGGACCGCCCCTCCGCCTCCAGGGTAGTCCACCCGCCGCAAGCGTGGGTTAGGACCGTGTGGGGCTTCGCGGAAGGTTTCGTGAAGGGAGCTTAACACGCAGGCTCCGGAGCATGCGGCGCATTCGCCCACCCCTTCGCGCGAGCGCGTCCCGCCGGACTGCCGCTCGCTGCCCCGCACCTCGGCAGCCCACGGCCCGCCGGACCGCCGCTGGCCGCATCGCGCCCCGCCAGCCCCGGCCTCGCCGGGCCGCGGAGCCGTTCAGGGCCCGCCGGGCTGCTGCTCGCCGTATCGCACCTCACCGGCCCCCGGCTCGCCAGAGCGCTCGCCGCCCCGCGCCCCGCCGGCGGCCGGCCTGCCGGCCCGCTCCCCACCGGGTCGCTGCGCGTCGTCCGGTCCCTCGCCGGGCCCTCGCAGCGGCAGGCGGAAGCGCACCGTGGTCCCCCGGCCGAGCTCGCTCTCCGCCTCGACCGTCCCGCCGTGGGCCTCCACCACGTGCTTGACGATGGCCAGCCCCAGCCCCGTCCCGCCCGCCGCCCGGCTGCGACCGCGGTCGACCCGGTAGAATCGCTCGAAGATGCGCGGCAGCGCCTCCGGCGGGATGCCGTGCCCGGTGTCGCGGACCTCGCCCACGGCCCATGCAGCCCGGGGGCCCCCGGCCGGCGGGGCGGTCCCGGCCTGATCGGGGCCGGCCTCTTCGGCCTGCAGCAGCGATCCGGCGGCCGTGCGGGGAGCCGCACCGTCCCCGGCCCCTCCGGCAGCCCGCGCACCCCGCGTCCCTGGTCCCGCGGCCGGGCCCGGACGCGCCGCCTCCTCGCGGCGCACCACCACGGTCACCGTGCCGCCCGATGGGGTGTGCTGCCGCGCGTTGTCCAGCAGGTTCGTCCAGACCTGGTCCAGCCGGTGGGGATCGGCGAAGACCGGGACCGGCTCGGGGGGCAGCTCCAGCACGAGGTCGAGGCCGGCCGCCTCCAGCCGGGGTCGCCACTGCTGCGCGGCGGC
The sequence above is drawn from the Thermaerobacter sp. FW80 genome and encodes:
- a CDS encoding glycerol-3-phosphate responsive antiterminator; amino-acid sequence: MERASPRQALGRHPVIPAVRRQEHLEAALASPAAAVFLLHATLLDLPGVLDRCRRARKAVFVHYDLVEGLAGDRSGVEFLARWARPDGVITTRSTVARYSIEAGLETVLRVFALDSAAVATAVQVIRKTRPGAVEVLPASLPAWVFAAIRAVHGGPLVAGGLIRTRPDIERALAAGATAVSTSDPTLWASAPRG
- the arsC gene encoding arsenate reductase (thioredoxin), whose product is MAQAVARRRLPAGTILFLCTGNSARSQMAEGLARHLLGPRWEVHSAGIEPKGVHPLAVRVMDEIGIDIRGQTSKAIDPALLARADWVITLCGDARDRCPTPPPGARHRHWDLEDPARVQGGEAQRLEAFRRVRDELARRLRELARELQDEG
- the phoU gene encoding phosphate signaling complex protein PhoU, which encodes MTRVSYHAELDALRRDLLRMGTQVEEAIRLAVESLKERNAEKAQRVLALEDEVDRMELDIERRCLNLIALQQPMAGDLRQIGMTLKVITDLERMADHAHDIAKVTLRLGDEPLIKPLVDIPRMAEIAEKMVRDGLKAFVEGDVELARAMVARDDELDHLFNQIFRELLMIMRERPGTVDQATHLLMVGSHLERIGDHATNLAEWVIYLVTGVREELND
- the pstB gene encoding phosphate ABC transporter ATP-binding protein PstB; translated protein: MAGWIAGALARTLQEKARGAPVEAPQRLAGAEAAGARGAGAAPGTARGVGPRAGAGSSGAGTPEEIVLRVEDLHLYYGDFHALKGITMAIPARSITALIGPSGCGKSTFLRTLNRMNDMIKGVRIEGKVWLHDVDIYSGAIEVEELRARIGMVFQQPNPFPKSIYDNVAYGPRIHGIRDRRRLDEIVEQSLRQAALWDEVKDDLRRSAYSLSGGQQQRLCIARALAVQPEVLLMDEPTSALDPAATARIEDLVTELKKRYTIVIVTHNMQQAARVADQTAFFLNGELIEYGPTSEMFTRPRDRRTEDYITGRFG
- the pstA gene encoding phosphate ABC transporter permease PstA — translated: MARRAIPAERAGTSGVGVGPVGTGEAAAPAGGRAAFGVDAGRSHLLRRRRRVDRFFHGLCLAATLTGLAVLVVLLADVLADGWRHLDWHFLTSFASRLPERAGIYAALMGSLWVIGVAAPLLVIVGVGTAVYLEEYGGDGPLARLIKINIDNLAGVPSIIYGILGLALFVRGLGLGPVVLAGALTMALLVLPVVIVATQEALRAVPASLRHASYALGATRWQTTWRVVLPAALPGILTGIILALSRAIGETAPLIVVGAVTYVRFVPSSLFDPYTVLPIQIYSWITMPREEFKELAAAGIVVLLGVLLCMNGAAIYLRNRYQQRW
- the pstC gene encoding phosphate ABC transporter permease subunit PstC, whose translation is MTARDDTPAARDDAPAGGGVAGGRPGRPGAGTAAGVPGAGSGAGPRVAAAGQQPWDAAGVAGTGSAAGPGTRPRRPWRGADRWAPRLLLLLSLVSVVTTVGIVVALAGETAVFFRSVSPVEFFTGREWTPLFAEKHFGILPLLAGTLMITVIALVIAIPLGLGSAIYLSEYAGDGTRRVLKPALELLAGIPTIVYGYFALTFITQVVLKRLFPDISVFNALSAGIAVGIMVTPLIASLSEDAMAAVPRRLRDGAYALGATRWEVARQVVVPAALSGIVSSVVLAFARAIGETMIVAVAAGSTPRLTWNPLESVQTMTGYIVQAALGDVAHGGLEYTSLFAVGMTLFVFTLAMNLLALYIRGRFREEYQ
- a CDS encoding PstS family phosphate ABC transporter substrate-binding protein, producing the protein MDRNGCVGRRLDGTSVAGAFGLAGVRRNRRVPGRRWTRGAVAATLAAALVLGACGGGGAGGGEGGQLSGTITIDGSSTVYPITQAVAEEFMAEHPGVNVTVGVSGTGGGFQKFTRGEIEISNASRPIEADEQAAAEEAGIEYTELQVALDGIAVVVNPQNDWVDHLTVEELKRIWEPNSTVRTWRDVRPEWPDEPIRLYGPGTDSGTFDYFTEAVVGKEGASRTDYTASEDDNQLVTGVANDKYALGYFGFAYYVENRDKLRAVPIDGGRGPVEPTEETIASGSYTPLSRPLFIYVNNEAYRTRPEVRAFVDYYLEVVGELAPEVGYIPLPDEVLAEQVAKLEALR